TCACCGCGCCCGCCTCGCCCGTGAAGTGGAGCCCGGACGGCGAGCATTTTCTGTTCAATAGCAACGAAACAGAGGACTTCAAGAACTGGGACGCCTACCTTGCCAGGGCCGACGGAAGCGGCGCACGGCGCATCTTTTCGCAGGGCGTGGGCTCGCAGGACCGCGTGGGCGCGTGGCATCCGGACGGGAAGCGCGTCGCGGTGACAAGCGACGCGAGCGGCTCGGGCCGCGTGGGCGTGCTGACCCTGGGGAGTGGCGAGTGGCGCTGGCTCAGCCCGCAAGAAAGCGCCACCGATGAACAGGTCGGCGAGTTCAGTCCGGACGGCACGCTCCTGAGCGTGCTCCGCAACCGGGAAGCCACGCTGCTGCCGGTGCTCTACGACCTGCAAAGCGGAGAGGCGCGCGAACTGCAGCTGCCGCCGGGCGTGACGTCGAGCGCCCAGTTCGTGCTGGGGGGCGAGAAACTGCTGACATTGCACTCCTCGGGCGCGCGGCGCGCAGAGCTGCTGCTCTACGATCTCAAGTCGGATACCTACGAGGTGTTGCTCCCGGCCGAATACGGGACCATCGATCCAGCGGTGTTCGTCGAGGGCGAGGGCGTGCGTTACCCCACCTTCGACGGTCAGGACGTGCCGGCGGTATTGCACGTGCCTCGGGGCGCCGAGGGGCGCCGGCTTCCGGCGATGGTGCACGTGCACGGCGGACCCACCGCACAATTCTTTCGGGGCTTTGACCTGTACGCACAGTTTCTGGTCAGCCGCGGGTTTGTGGTGCTGTCGCCCAACATTCGCGGCTCGACCGGGTACGGCGTGGCCTGGCGGGATGCCAACCTGAAAGACTGGGGCGGCGGTGACCTGGAGGACGTCATTGCGGGTGCGGATTACTTGAGGTCCCTGCCGTTCGTGGACCCGGAGCGCGTGGGCATTTTCGGGGGATCGTTCGGCGGGTACATGAGCTATCTCGCGGCGGTCAGGAAACCGGACGCCTTCAAGGTCAGCGTGCCCATCGTGGGCATCACCGACCTGCACCGTCTGTACGAAGACAATTCACGGGTGATGCCGCAGCTCGGGTACTACTTTCGCAGCATGATGGGCGACCCTGAAGCGGACGCCGATTTGTGGCGCGATCGCAGCGCCATCACGCACGCCGCGAATTTGCGCGCCAAGATGCTGATTTTGCATGGCGCCAACGATCCACGCTGTCCGCTGACGCAGGCCAGCCTCTTTCGCGAGAAACTGATGGAACTCGGTCGCCGCGAGGGCCAGGCGCCCGAGGACGACTTCGAATATCACGAGTTTCATGACGAGGGACACGGCGCCGGCGACATTCAGGGCAAGATCCGCATGTACACGCTGCTGGCTGATTTTCTGGAGCGGCGCCTGTAACACCCTGCCGTAATGCGGTATTCCTGCTGAAACGTGCCGTCGCCAGGCCGACTGGCCTGTACGGGTGGCCAGTCGGCTTGACAGAAAAAGACACTGGCGAAAGAGCGCATGTGGGAATGAGTATCTGTCGCGGTGGCCCTGTGAGGTGGAGCAGCATGTACGCCGGCCCGCCGAAACGCACGGCCCGCACTTCGGAGCACGGCGGGACATTCGAGCAGGAGTGCAGGGGGCACCGCAAACCGCGACCAGTCCAGTCCGCTCGTGACAAAGGGCGCCCACGGGCGTCCTTCATGCTCTACTTAATTCTCCCCTTCCCTGTCGGCCACCCCGAGGCTCGTCCGATGACACGACAACGCCACCCGAACAAGGCCGTCAAAAAGGTTCTGGGCTGAAGAAAGACTTCCTTTACGTACGCTTCACGCCGTACGTTAACTTTTACACCAAAATACATGTTACAGGGCCAACTTCCCTTATTCATACTTCCTCGGAGACAACATTTACAGATGACGCGACAGACAACCCGTACCAGATTTTCCGACGTGTCTCAGCGACGCCCGGCTGACTCGCGCGACCTGCAAACGGGCAGCGCATGATGGCGCGCACCATTCAGCAGGTGGTGGAGGTGACTTTCCGCTACCCCGTCGAGTTCACCGAGCACCTGTTTCAGTTGGACAACCCCGTCTTTCGTCACGCCGTCGCGCCGGGCAGTAGCGCAAAGAAAGTCCTCGTTGTCGTCGATGACGGCGTGACGAAAGCGCACCCTTCGCTGGTGTCCGACGTACAGCATTACTGCGCCACGCACCAGCTGAACCTGGTCGCCCCACCGCTCGTGCTGCCGGGCGGTGAGCGTGCCAAGCAGGACAGCGCACACGTCGTGACCGTTCAGGACGCCATCAACACCCACGGCATCGATCGGCACTCGTATGTGGTCGTGGTGGGCGGCGGCGCGATCATCGATCTGGTGGGGTACGCCGCCGCGACCGCGCACCGGGGGGTGCGCCTCGTGCGCGTTCCCACGACCGTGCTGTCGCAGAACGACTCGGCAGTGGGCGTCAAGAACAGCGTCAATGCCTACGGCAAGAAAAACTGGCTTGGCACCTTCGCTCCGCCGGCCGCCGTGCTCAATGACCGCCACTTCCTCACCACCTTGGACGACCGCGACTGGCTTGGCGGCCTGTCCGAAGCCGTCAAGGTCGCACTGCTGAAGGACGCGGCATTCTTCGCGTTTCTCGAAGAGCACGCGACGGCCCTGCGAGCGCGCGACCTCGCGGCCATGGATCACGCCGTGTACCGCTGCGCGGAGTTGCACCTGCAACACATCGCCACGAGCGGCGACCCTTTCGAGCAGGGTTCCTCGCGTCCGCTCGACTTCGGCCATTGGGCCGCCCACAAACTCGAAGCACTTACCAGGTACGAGCTGCGGCACGGCGAAGCGGTCGCGATCGGCATCGCGCTCGACAGCACCTACGCCCACCTGGAAGGCCGTCTGCGAGAAGAAGCCTGGCAGCGCATCGTGCAGCTCTTTCTGAACCTCGGGCTGAGCGTGTGGCACCCGCTGCTGAGCGAGAAGCTGGACAACCCCCAGGATCCCGGCAGCCTGATCGCAGGCCTGAACGAATTCCGTGAACACCTCGGTGGGCAGCTCACCATCACGTTGCTCGACGACATCGGACGGGGCCAGGAGGTCCACGAGATGGACCACGCTGTCCTGAAGCGCGCCGTCAGCCTGCTCGAGCGGATTCAGAAACAAGGAGAGGTATGCCCCACGCCAACACCTGCCCGCTAAGTCAGAAACAGCTGGTCGACGAGTACTTCATGGAGCACCGCGCGCAGATCCTGGCCGTCGCCGCGTTTCTGGACCGTCTGGAACGCTCGCAGAACCGGGATGCCGAAGATGACTTCCGCGTGGTCGCCTTTCGGGAAGCCCTGACGCTGCTCACCTCGGGCGAGGGCGAACGGGTCAAACGCATCCAGATGGTCCTGAGTGACCGCGACACCCGCCTGCTTGATGAACGCGACGGCCAGAGCGCTTACGGCGCCCCCATCCGGGGCAGCGCCCCCTTTCCTCAGGACGGAGGCGAACAGTGAGGCAGAGCGCGTCCATCTGCGGCAAAGAAGGCACGACACCTTCCTTGCCTCCGCTTCCCGCCGTCTGCCTCCCATCCCTGCTCACCCCGTTCGAAAAGAATCTGCCCGCGCAGATTCTTTTGGGAGTTGTATGAATTACATCGATCTGCACGCCCACATGGTTTCGCGCACCACCGACGATTATCACAAAATGGCCCTGACCGGCTGCCTCGCCGTCACCGAACCTGCTTTCTGGTCGGGCCGCGACCGCCTGGGAGCACAGGCTTTCGCAGACTACTTCGATCACATCACCACTTTCGAGCCTGCCCGCGCCCGGCAGTACGGCATCGCGCACTACGCCTGGCTGTGCCTGAACCCCAAGGAAGGCGAGGACCGCGCCCTCGCGCGCGAGGTGCTGGCGCTGATTCCCGAGTACCTCGCGCGCCCGACGGTGCTGGGCATCGGTGAGATCGGCCTGAACCGCGTGACGCGCAACGAGCTGGCGACCTTCCTCGATCACGTGGAACTGGCCCTCGAACACGACCAGCTGATTCACATTCACACGCCGCACCTGGAAGACAAGTACAAGGGCACCAAGGTGATCGTGGAGACGCTTGCCAAGGACCCCCGCATCCAGCCGCACCGCGTGATGGTCGATCACGCCGAGGAGCATACCGCCGACCTGATCCTGGAGCACGGCTTCTGGACCGGCTTCACGCTTTACCCCAAAACCAAGGCGTCCCCGAACCGCGCCATTGACATGATCGAGATGCACGGCCCCGAGCGCATCTGCGTGGCGAGTGCGTGCGACTGGGGTCCCAGCGACCCGGTGGCCGTCCCCGAGTTCGTGCTGGAGATGCGCCGCCGGGGACACGACGAGGAGCTGATCCGCCGCATCGTCCTGGAAAATCCCGCGCGTTTTCTGCGTCAGTCGCCCAAGTTCGTCGTTCCGCGAGAAGTTGGCCAGGCGGTGGCGGCCGACTGACATGCAGGTCAACCACCGCGATTTACAGCTCACGTACTGCACGAACATCCATCCCTCTTCGGGCATCGAGGCGGTGATGGAGAATCTGGAGCGCTACGCCGTTCCCCTCAAGGCGCGCCTCGCACCAGATGAGCTTTTCGGCGTCGGGCTGCGCCTCTCCGGAGAAGAAAGCCGTCAGCTTCTCGAAGAAGGCGAACTGGCCCGCTTCCACGCGTTTCTCGAGGAGCGCGGCCTGTACGTCTTTACCATGAACGGTTTCCCGTACGGTCCTTTTCACGGGCAGGCGGTGAAGGAGAACGTGCACGCTCCCGACTGGCGCAGCGAGGAGCGGGTCCAGTACACCCTGCGTCTCATCGAGATCCTCGCCACGTTGCTGCCGACGGGAATGGAAGGCGGCATCTCCACCAGCCCGCTCACGTACAAGGCCTGGGTGGATCAGGCAGATGAGCAGACGTGGGAGGTGCTCACCCGGAACGTCGTGCGGGTGGTAGAAGCGCTCGTCCGCCTGCGCCGCGACTTCGGAACGTTCATCCACCTGGACGTCGAACCGGAGCCGGACGGTCTGCTCGAACGCAGCGAGGAACTGGCAACCTTTTTCGGCGAGCGGCTGCTGCAGTCCGGCGCACAGGAACTCGCCGAGCGGCTGGGAATCGAAGACGAACGAGCGCGCGAGCATCTGAAAGACCACCTGCAGGTATGCTTTGACACCTGCCACGTCGCGGTCGCCTACGAAGACAGCGCTCAGGCGCTGCAAAACTATCAGCGCTCGGGCCTGCGCATCGGGAAGATTCAGGTGAGTTCGGCCGTAAAGGTCGTCCTCTCCCCCGACGCGACCGGGCGTCAACGCGTTGCCGACGCGCTCGCTCCCTTCGTCGAGTCGACTTACCTGCACCAGGTGCTGCAGCGCAACGAGG
The Deinococcus peraridilitoris DSM 19664 genome window above contains:
- a CDS encoding S9 family peptidase yields the protein MTLTAPISIEELAGLPTITAVTASRSGNFAAFYWDKTGRFELYVLNLRSRELRQVTQGEAPKAPRAGFAWSPDERSIVFSKDHDGDERQALYVLDVQSGGVRALDHQPDSMDYVVDVHPDGRLLIASTRAGQLGTFAYDLQARENAWTQLTHFTAPASPVKWSPDGEHFLFNSNETEDFKNWDAYLARADGSGARRIFSQGVGSQDRVGAWHPDGKRVAVTSDASGSGRVGVLTLGSGEWRWLSPQESATDEQVGEFSPDGTLLSVLRNREATLLPVLYDLQSGEARELQLPPGVTSSAQFVLGGEKLLTLHSSGARRAELLLYDLKSDTYEVLLPAEYGTIDPAVFVEGEGVRYPTFDGQDVPAVLHVPRGAEGRRLPAMVHVHGGPTAQFFRGFDLYAQFLVSRGFVVLSPNIRGSTGYGVAWRDANLKDWGGGDLEDVIAGADYLRSLPFVDPERVGIFGGSFGGYMSYLAAVRKPDAFKVSVPIVGITDLHRLYEDNSRVMPQLGYYFRSMMGDPEADADLWRDRSAITHAANLRAKMLILHGANDPRCPLTQASLFREKLMELGRREGQAPEDDFEYHEFHDEGHGAGDIQGKIRMYTLLADFLERRL
- a CDS encoding 3-dehydroquinate synthase produces the protein MMARTIQQVVEVTFRYPVEFTEHLFQLDNPVFRHAVAPGSSAKKVLVVVDDGVTKAHPSLVSDVQHYCATHQLNLVAPPLVLPGGERAKQDSAHVVTVQDAINTHGIDRHSYVVVVGGGAIIDLVGYAAATAHRGVRLVRVPTTVLSQNDSAVGVKNSVNAYGKKNWLGTFAPPAAVLNDRHFLTTLDDRDWLGGLSEAVKVALLKDAAFFAFLEEHATALRARDLAAMDHAVYRCAELHLQHIATSGDPFEQGSSRPLDFGHWAAHKLEALTRYELRHGEAVAIGIALDSTYAHLEGRLREEAWQRIVQLFLNLGLSVWHPLLSEKLDNPQDPGSLIAGLNEFREHLGGQLTITLLDDIGRGQEVHEMDHAVLKRAVSLLERIQKQGEVCPTPTPAR
- a CDS encoding TatD family hydrolase, with translation MNYIDLHAHMVSRTTDDYHKMALTGCLAVTEPAFWSGRDRLGAQAFADYFDHITTFEPARARQYGIAHYAWLCLNPKEGEDRALAREVLALIPEYLARPTVLGIGEIGLNRVTRNELATFLDHVELALEHDQLIHIHTPHLEDKYKGTKVIVETLAKDPRIQPHRVMVDHAEEHTADLILEHGFWTGFTLYPKTKASPNRAIDMIEMHGPERICVASACDWGPSDPVAVPEFVLEMRRRGHDEELIRRIVLENPARFLRQSPKFVVPREVGQAVAAD
- the eboE gene encoding metabolite traffic protein EboE; translated protein: MQVNHRDLQLTYCTNIHPSSGIEAVMENLERYAVPLKARLAPDELFGVGLRLSGEESRQLLEEGELARFHAFLEERGLYVFTMNGFPYGPFHGQAVKENVHAPDWRSEERVQYTLRLIEILATLLPTGMEGGISTSPLTYKAWVDQADEQTWEVLTRNVVRVVEALVRLRRDFGTFIHLDVEPEPDGLLERSEELATFFGERLLQSGAQELAERLGIEDERAREHLKDHLQVCFDTCHVAVAYEDSAQALQNYQRSGLRIGKIQVSSAVKVVLSPDATGRQRVADALAPFVESTYLHQVLQRNEDGSVTQYPDLPQALAQLQDPCAREWRVHFHVPIFLERFGELASTQEGILNTFALLRGQPFTRHLEIETYTWDVLPAELKLPLLDSIEREYRWVQDVL